One genomic segment of Acidimicrobiales bacterium includes these proteins:
- a CDS encoding UDP-glucose/GDP-mannose dehydrogenase family protein — protein MDQTIAVIGSGYVGLTTGACFASLGHRVVCVDIDADRVAELSEGRLPIFEPGLEEIVREGLAAGRLTFTTDAAAAVAAAGFAYLCVPTPQSADGSADLSYLEAAATQIAAHLPSEAVVVNKSTVPVGSTRRVEEALGRTDLFVVSNPEFLREGSAVHDFLNPDRVVIGSDDQGAAIRVASLYLGVPAPLMVTDPASAETIKYASNAFLAMKLSFVNAVAALCEAVGADADDVMLGMGYDTRIGNKFLRPGPGFGGSCFPKDTRALRFLAREAGYDFELLDAVLDINDAQFDRVIEKIRLAGGGSLDGLRVGVWGLTFKANTDDRRDSPAVAIVHRLVAAGAVVRAYDPTVRDELPEAPGVVVCDDVYAAAEGASVLAVLTEWDEFKWVDLDKVADQVAERRVVDARNLLDRTALLRRGFTHQGIGR, from the coding sequence ATGGACCAGACCATCGCCGTCATCGGCTCGGGCTACGTGGGCCTCACCACCGGGGCCTGCTTCGCGAGCCTCGGGCACCGGGTCGTCTGTGTGGACATCGACGCCGACCGGGTCGCCGAGCTGAGCGAGGGCCGGCTGCCGATCTTCGAACCGGGCCTCGAGGAGATCGTGCGTGAGGGCCTGGCCGCCGGGCGCCTCACGTTCACCACCGACGCCGCCGCCGCGGTGGCCGCCGCCGGGTTCGCCTACCTCTGCGTCCCCACCCCGCAGAGCGCCGACGGCTCGGCGGACCTGAGCTATCTCGAGGCGGCCGCCACCCAGATCGCCGCCCACCTGCCGTCCGAGGCGGTCGTGGTGAACAAGTCGACGGTGCCGGTCGGATCCACCCGGCGGGTCGAGGAGGCCCTGGGCCGCACCGACCTCTTCGTCGTGTCGAACCCGGAGTTCCTCCGCGAGGGGTCGGCCGTGCACGACTTCCTCAACCCCGACCGGGTCGTCATCGGCAGCGACGACCAGGGGGCGGCCATCCGTGTGGCGTCGCTGTACCTCGGGGTCCCCGCGCCGCTGATGGTCACCGATCCGGCCTCGGCCGAGACGATCAAGTACGCCTCCAATGCCTTCCTGGCCATGAAGCTCTCGTTCGTCAACGCCGTGGCGGCGCTCTGTGAGGCGGTCGGCGCCGACGCCGACGACGTGATGCTCGGGATGGGCTACGACACCCGGATCGGCAACAAGTTCCTCCGGCCCGGTCCTGGGTTCGGGGGGTCGTGCTTCCCGAAGGACACCCGGGCACTGCGGTTCCTCGCCCGCGAGGCGGGCTACGACTTCGAGTTGCTCGATGCCGTCCTGGACATCAACGACGCCCAGTTCGACCGGGTGATCGAGAAGATCCGCCTCGCCGGCGGCGGCTCGCTCGACGGGCTCCGGGTGGGGGTGTGGGGGCTCACGTTCAAGGCCAACACCGACGACCGCCGGGACTCGCCGGCCGTCGCCATCGTCCACCGCCTCGTCGCGGCGGGCGCCGTCGTGCGGGCCTACGACCCGACCGTCCGCGACGAGCTGCCCGAGGCACCGGGGGTCGTCGTCTGCGACGACGTCTACGCGGCCGCCGAGGGCGCCTCGGTGCTCGCCGTGCTGACCGAGTGGGACGAGTTCAAGTGGGTCGACCTCGACAAGGTCGCCGACCAGGTGGCCGAGCGACGCGTGGTCGACGCTCGCAACCTCCTCGATCGCACCGCTCTGCTGCGACGCGGTTTCACGCACCAGGGCATCGGGCGGTAG
- a CDS encoding SDR family oxidoreductase has translation MARVVVTGGAGFLGSHLCDALRDRGDEVVAVDNLVTGSMRNVEHRLDDPGFTFVRHDVTIHIEVPGPVDAVLHLASPASPVDYLELPIQTLKVGSLGTHNALGLALAKGARFLLASTSEVYGDPVVHPQPETYWGNVNPIGPRGVYDEAKRFAEALTLAYHRTHGLEVRIVRIFNTYGPRMRAADGRVVSNFVVQALTGEPLTVYGDGHQTRSFCYVDDEVRGLLALLDGEHTGPINIGNDGEFTMAELAELVLAVTGSSSPIEYRPLPVDDPKQRRPDLTLARTLLGWEPTVALADGLASTAAYFEGRLAR, from the coding sequence GTGGCCCGGGTGGTCGTCACCGGGGGAGCGGGCTTCCTCGGCTCGCACCTCTGCGACGCCCTGCGGGATCGGGGCGACGAGGTCGTCGCCGTCGACAACCTCGTGACGGGGTCGATGCGCAACGTCGAGCACCGCCTCGACGATCCCGGGTTCACGTTCGTGCGCCACGACGTGACCATTCACATCGAGGTGCCCGGCCCGGTCGACGCGGTGCTCCACCTGGCCAGCCCGGCGTCGCCGGTCGACTACCTCGAGCTCCCGATCCAGACCCTGAAGGTCGGCAGCCTCGGCACCCACAACGCCCTCGGGTTGGCCCTCGCCAAGGGAGCCCGCTTCCTGCTCGCCTCGACGAGCGAGGTCTACGGCGACCCGGTGGTGCACCCCCAGCCGGAGACCTACTGGGGCAACGTCAACCCGATCGGCCCCCGAGGCGTGTACGACGAGGCCAAGCGGTTCGCCGAGGCGCTCACCCTCGCCTACCACCGCACCCACGGCCTCGAGGTGCGCATCGTGCGGATCTTCAACACCTACGGGCCGCGGATGCGCGCCGCCGACGGACGGGTGGTGTCGAACTTCGTCGTCCAGGCCCTCACCGGTGAGCCCCTCACCGTCTACGGCGACGGCCACCAGACCCGGAGCTTCTGCTACGTCGACGACGAGGTCCGCGGCCTGCTCGCACTCCTCGACGGCGAGCACACCGGACCGATCAACATCGGCAACGACGGCGAGTTCACCATGGCCGAGCTGGCCGAGCTGGTCCTGGCCGTGACCGGTTCGTCCTCACCGATCGAGTACCGGCCCCTGCCGGTCGACGACCCGAAGCAGCGGCGCCCCGACCTCACCCTCGCCCGCACGCTCCTCGGGTGGGAGCCGACCGTGGCGCTGGCCGACGGCCTGGCGTCCACCGCTGCGTACTTCGAGGGCCGCCTGGCCCGCT